The genomic stretch CTGTCTATTCTTGTACCTTACTATTTTACAGGAAATAGGGTCTGATTTCAACACGATAGACCCAAAAATAGAATATTTATACAATATATTATGATAAAATAGGGATATAAGAAAGGAGTAGGAGATCATGAAAAAATTAAGAATATTTTTACTAGCAATCGCTACTGTTTTAGGATTATCAGTTCCAGTTTTTGCTGATAGCGATGTTGACTATAGTATCAGCAATTATGATGGTGTTTTAGCGATACACGATGATAATGCTGCTGATTTTTATCAGACTATTACTTATCGCTTTGATTCCTCGTACAATGGGCAGGTGGTGACTTTGGGAGAAGCCGGTCACATGCCAGAAGGATTTTCGGTTAATAATCAGCCAGAAGTTTCTGCTGAAGTTAATGGAGCCGATAAAACTGTTCGGTCTGTGGTAAGCGATCTTGGTGATGGTTACCAAGTGAAAATCTACAATTCTGGTTCCAGCGGGGATATTGTAACTGTTAAGCTACACTGGAAACTATCGCATTTACTATTCCCTTATCAAGACGTCGCTGAACTCAATTGGGTACCAATTAGTGATTGGGATGAAACCTTGAAGCATGTTACTTTTACAGTCTTAACAGATAAAACAACTGCTAATCGCAAACTTTGGGCTCATAGGGGTTACTTGAAATCGGTAAATGTTGAAAAATTACCTGATGGTTATCGAATTACGGCTGAAAATGTTGATGGAAAGTTAGAGTTGCACGCTTACTGGGATAAAGCTATTTTGACAACTCCTGCAACCATTGCAAGTAAACGTAAAGCAGCTATTATTAAGCAAGAAGCAAAAATTGCTCGTAAAAGTCAGTTGCTTAAAGTGGTATTGTTTTACCTTGTGCCAGCTCTTGTTATTATTTTGATTGTTTTGGCTTGGATTTTCTTCTTTACAGGTAAAAAATTGGCTAAGAAATATGAAAAATTTAGTCATGATAGTCGTTCTTATGAAGCGCCAGAAGATTGGTCACCTTTGCTAATTATGCAGTATATCTATGATGTTGATTTGCAAGATACAGATACCAAAGGAAGTCCAATTTCACAAAAATTTAAATTTGAAACTGCCATGCAGGCGACTTTGCTTGATTTGATTGATCGTCATGTGATTACTGCAAGCGATGAGGAATTAACTTGTCATCTGGATAAGCCAATGACAAGCTATGAAGCAGAAGTAATTGATATGGCATTTGGTGGAAAAGAGACCATAAAAATTGAAGACTTGTTTGCAGATTATCGTTTTGATGATGATTTGGTAGATAACTATAAGAAGAAATACAAAGGTCATACTTTAGAAACAAAATTAAACAGTCTTGGTGAAGCATTCAATGATCGCTATCTTGCTAAACTTGAACAAATTACTGACTTAGTTAATCAAGAAATTTCACAAAAAGCTTTACCAGAAATTCGTGAGAATTTAAGCGATGGTATCGCTAAGAAATTTGAATATGCAAAAGGTCTCCTATTCCTTACCTTGATACCTGTTGGTATTGGGTTAATCTATCTTTTGTTTAATCTAAATCTAGTTTTTCTTGCTTATGGTCTTTTGTTAGCTTTGGTTGTTTTGAGTTTGGTCATTATCATGGTTAAATCTCATTATTACAAAGTTCATGGTATGATAACTGCTGAAGGACAACAACGTATTCAAGCTTGGGTTAGCTTTACTAATATGATGCGAGACATTAACAAATTTGATAAGGTTGATTGGCAAGGTGTTGTCGTCTGGAATCGTATCTTGGTTTATGCGACTCTGTTCGGCTATGCCAAACAAGTTCAAAAATTCCTTAAAATTCATAACATTAAACTTGCTAGCGAATCAGACTTTATGATGAATCCTGAAATTGGCTACCTTATTGGCATGCAAACTCATCGTTTGGGAATGGCTAGTCAAAGTGCTGATTCAGCTGCGCATTTCTCTGTATCATCTGGTAGTTCAGGCTCTAGTGGTGGATTCTCCGGTGGTGGCGGAGGCGGAGGCGGCGGAGCATTTTAAAATGCTTTCAAATCTGCTATAATTGAGGGGATATTAAATTAAGGAGAGCTTATGTTATTTTTCGAACTACTTAAGGCTATCTTTTTAGGGGTAGTTGAGGGAATTACAGAGTGGTTACCTGTTTCAAGTACAGGACACCTGATTTTGGTTCAAGAATTTATAAAATTGAATCAAGATAAAGCGTTTTTGGACATGTTTAACATTGTCATTCAATTGGGAGCTATCCTAGCGGTTATTGTGATTTACTTTAAACGTTTGAATCCATTCCAGCCAGGAAAAACAGCGCGTGAAGTTCAGTTGACATGGCAGCTATGGTTAAAAGTTGTTATTGCATGTATTCCATCAATTTTAATTGCAGTACCTTTTGATGATTGGTTTGAAGCACACTTCAACTACATGATTCCAATCGCAATTGCCTTAATTGTTTACGGGATTGCATTTATCTGGATTGAAAAACGAAATGCTAATATTGAACCTGAAGTGACTGATCTTGCTCGCATGCCTTATTTGACAGCCTTTTGGATTGGATGCTTCCAAGTTCTAAGTATCGTTCCAGGAACAAGTCGTTCAGGAGCAACAATCCTTGGAGCCATCATTGTGGGAACAAGTCGTTCAGTTGCAGCTGACTTCACTTTCTTCCTTGCTATTCCAACTATGTTTGGTTACAGTGGTTTGAAAGCTGTTAAGTTCTTCTTAGACGGAAATGTTCTAAACTTTAGCCAATTCTTGATTTTGATGGTGGCAAGCGTTACAGCTTTCCTTGTCAGTCTATACGTTATCCGCTTCTTGACTGATTATGTTAAGAAACACGATTTCACTATTTTTGGTAAATATCGTATCGTTTTGGGAACAATTCTTATTCTATATAGCATTGCCAAATTTATCTTTTAAAAAAGCCAGCAGCCCTTGTCAGGGCTGCTTTTTGTTACGTAAAAATTGAAAAAACAAGACTTTTCTTGTATAATAAAATGACTACTCGTGCGAGGTATATAGTATGGAAATGAAACAGATTAGCGAGACAACGCTAAAAATAACGATTAGTATGGAAGATTTAGAAGAACGCGGAATGGAGTTGAAAGACTTCTTGATTCCACAAGAAAAGACAGAAGAGTTCTTCTATTCAGTAATGGATGAATTGGATTTACCAGATAATTTCAAAGACAGTGGCATGCTTAGTTTCCGTGTGACACCACGTAAAGACCGCATTGATGTCTTTGTTACCAAATCTGAAATCAATAAAGATATAAACTTTGAAGATTTAGCAGCTTTTGATGATGTTTCAAACATGTCACCTGAGGAATTTTTCAAGACTTTAGAGCAGACAATGTTGTCTAAAGGCGACACGGAAGCTCACGAAAAATTAGGTAAGATTGAAGAAATGATGGAAGGTGCTGTTGAAGATGTTCTGACAGAACATGCCCAACAAGCTGAAACTGAACCGGAAGAAGATGTGAATCCATCAGATTATGTTCACTATGTCTTGGATTTTCCAAGCTTAGAAGCTACTGTTGCTTTTGCTAAGGCTATTGATTTTCCAGTTGAAGCTTCAGAGCTTTATAAGATGGATGGGGCTTACTACATGACAGTTCTCATTGATTTGCAAAATCACCCATCTTATTATGCAAATTTGATGTATGCCCGTATGTTAGAATACGCTGGCGCTGGTACAAAAACTCGTGCTTATTTACAAGAGCATGCGGTTGAATTATTGACGGATGATGCCGTCGAAAAATTAAAAATGATTGAGTTGGTATAGTATGGCACCCTTTACAATTGAATATGTTTTAGTTTTAATTGGCGCGTTTTTATTATCACTTTTCTTGACGCCAATTGTTCGTTTTATTGCTTTTCGTGTTGGTGCCGTTGACAATCCAAATGCTCGTCGTGTTAATGAAGTCCCAATGCCAAGTAGTGGTGGGTTGGCGATTTTCTTAGCCTTTTTAATGTCATCTTTGATTTTTATGCCAATGGTTTTGAAACAACCGATTTGGACGATTTCTTATTTTGATTATATTTTGCCAGTTGTTATTGGTGGATTTATCATTACAGCGACTGGTTTTATCGATGATATTTATGAATTGAAGCCAAAAACAAAAATGGCAGGGATTATTTTAGGAGCTATCATTGTTTGGGCCTTTACGGATTTCCGTTTTGATAGTTTTAAAATTCCTTTCGGCGGACCATTATTGCAATTCAATTCAGTAGTCACTTTCTTTTTGACGGTTTTTTGGATTATTTCAATTACAAACGCCATGAATTTGATTGATGGCTTAGATGGTCTGGTGAGTGGTGTTTCTATCATTAGCTTGATTACAATGGCTTTGGTATCTTATTTCTTCTTGCCACAGACCGACTTTTACTTGACTTTGACAATCTTATTATTGATTGCTTGTATTGCAGGATTTTTCCCTTATAATTACAATCCAGCTATTATATACTTGGGAGATACCGGAGCTCTTTTCATAGGATTTATGATTGGTGTGCTATCTCTTCAAGGGTTGAAAAATTCGACTGCTGTTGCAGTGGTGACACCAGTTATTATTCTTGGTGTTCCGATTTTGGATACAACTGTTGCGATTATTCGCCGTAAATTATCAGGGCGTCCAGCGACAGAAGCAGACAAGATGCATTTGCATCACCGTTTGTTAGCTATGGGGTTTACACACCGTGGAGCTGTTTTGGTCGTTTATGGAATTGCGATTCTTTTCTCACTTATCGCACTCTTGCTAAATGTTTCAAGCCGTTTAGGTGGTGTCCTTTTGATGATTGGTTTAGCCTTTGCCCTAGAAGTCTTTATTGAAGGACTTGAAATTTGGGGCGTTGGTCGAACACCACTCTTCGATACCCTTAAATTTATCGGAAATAGCGATTATCGCCAAGCGACAATGTTAAAATGGAAAAATCGCAAAAATAATAAGTAAATGGAAAGCCTATTATGGCTTTTTTTTGATATAATGATTAGTAACCCTATAGAACTGCGGTAATTTTCAGAAAAAAGTTACTGCCGCATTTGATAAATTGGAGGAACGTACACATGTCTGTACTTGAAATAAAAGATCTTCATGTTTCAATTGAAGATAAAGAAATTCTTAAGGGTGTCAATTTAACCCTTAAGACTGGAGAGATTGCTGCGATTATGGGTCCTAATGGAACTGGTAAGTCAACGCTTTCAGCTGCTATCATGGGTAATCCAAATTACGAGGTTACTCAGGGTGAAATTTTACTAGATGGCGAAAATATTCTCGACTTTGAAGTCGATGAACGCGCTCGCCTTGGTTTATTCCTTGCCATGCAATACCCATCTGAAATTCCAGGTATTACAAATGCTGAATTTATTCGTGCAGCTATGAATGCTGGAAAAGAAGATGACGAAAAAATTTCTGTTATGGATTTTATCACAAAATTGGATGAAAAGATGGAATTTCTTGGCATGAAAGAAGAAATGGCAGAACGTTACCTTAACGAAGGTTTCTCAGGTGGTGAGAAAAAACGTAATGAAATTCTTCAATTGTTGATGCTTGAACCTAAATTTGCTCTTCTTGATGAAATCGATTCAGGTCTTGATATCGATGCTTTGAAAGTTGTTTCAAAAGGTGTTAACGCTATGCGTGGAAATGACTTTGGAGCAATGATTATCACTCACTATCAACGACTTCTTAACTACATCACACCAGATGTTGTTCATATTATGATGGATGGTCGTGTTGTTCTTACAGGTGGTGCAGAACTTGCTGCTCGTCTTGAAAAAGAAGGTTATGCGAAAATTGCCGAAGAACTTGGAATTAAATACGAAGAAGAAGTGTAATTGATGATGTCAAGTCTACTATTATAGTAGATGATACTCGTATGTTGGATATAAAAAGGAGTAAACATCAAATTATGACGAAAGAATCAGTTTTAAATTTTTCACAAGCAAAAGCAGAACCTTTGTGGTTGCAAGAGCGACGCTTAGCTGCTTTTGATCATATAGATAAATTGCCATTACCAGAAGTCAACCGTGTAAAATTTCACCGTTGGAACTTGGGTGATGGAAGTATTTCAGAGGATGTGGCTTTGGCTAATGTCCCTGATTTTACAGCGCTTGGAGATAATCCAAAACTTGTTCAGGTTGGAACACAAACTGTCCTTGAACAATTACCTGTTGACTTGATGTCAAAAGGTGTTATTTTTACAGATTTTTATAGCGCTTTGGAAGAAATTCCAGAAGTGATTGAAAAATATTTTGGTAAAGCGCGTGGTGACTTGGAAGACAAGTTAGCTGCTTATCATACAGCTTACTTTAACAGTGCTGCTGTGCTTTATGTTCCAGATAATGTGGACATTGAAGAGCCAATCGAAGGTCTCTTTTTCCAAGATAAGGCTAGTGATGTTCCATTTAATAAACACGTCCTTATTATTGTAGGAAAAAATAGTCACATCAGTTATCTAGAACGTTTTGAATCAATCGGTGAAGGCGATGCTAAAGCAACAGCAAATATCTCTGTTGAAGTTATTGCTTTAGATGGCAGTCAAGTAAAGTTTTCTGCTATCGACCGTCTTGGAAATAACGTGACAACTTATATTAGCCGTCGTGCTCATCATGGTAAAGATGCTGTGGTGGACTGGGCAATCGGCATCATGAATGAAGGCAATGTGATTGCTGATTTTGATTCAGACTTGTACGGAGATGGTAGCCAAGCTAATCTTAAAGTGGTTGCCGCTTCATCTGGTCGTCAAGTTCAAGGTGTGGATACGCGCGTGACAAACTACGGTTGCCATTCAGTCGGACACATTTTACAACACGGTGTCATTCTTGAACGCGGAACATTGACTTTTAATGGTGTTGGTCACATTGTAAAAGGTGCTAAGGGAGCGGACGCTCAACAAGAAAGTCGTGTTCTGATGCTTTCAGACAAAGCTCGTTCAGATGCCAACCCAATCCTATTGATTGATGAAAATGATGTGACAGCTGGTCACGCCGCTTCAATCGGACAAGTTGACCCAGAAGATATGTATTATCTCATGAGTCGTGGTATTGACAAGGAAACAGCAGAACGCCTAGTTATTCGTGGTTTCTTAGGTACTGTTATCACTGAAATTCCTGTCAAAGAAGTGCGTGATGAAATGATTGCTGTGCTTGACAGTAAGTTGGAGCAACGCTAATATGACAAAATTAGACGCTCATAAAATCGCTCAAGACTTTTGCATCCTTGACCAAGTTGTCAATGATGAACCTCTGGTTTATCTAGACAATGCGGCAACAACTCAGAAACCACAAAAAGTACTTGATGCGCTCAATCAGTATTATCATACTATCAATGCCAATGTGCACCGCGGTGTTCATACCCTTGCTGAACGTGCAACAGCTGCTTATGAAGCCAGTCGTGAAAAAGCACGTCAGTTCATTAATGCTAAGTCAACAAAAGAAGTGTTATTTACACGTGGAACAACAACTGGACTTAACTGGGTTGCGCAGTTTGCCCAAGATGTTCTTCAAAAAGACGATGAAGTGCTTATTTCGGTTTTAGAACATCATGCGAATGTCGTTCCTTGGCAACAAGTTTGCCATAAGACTGGTGCAAAATTGGTTTATGTTTATTTAAAAGATGGTCAGCTGGATATGGAAGATTTGCGTAGCAAACTTTCAAGCAAAACAAAATTTGTAAGCATTGCCCATGTTTCAAATGTTTTAGGCTCAGTGCAACCTGTTAAAGAAATTGCCAAATTAGCTCATGAAGTTGGTGCTTATATGGTGGTTGACGGTGCGCAGTCTGCTCCGCATATGACAATCGATGTTCAAGATTTGGATTGTGATTTCTTTGCTTTCTCAGGACATAAAATGCTTGGACCAACAGGCATTGGTGTGCTTTATGGTAAAGAAGAATTGCTCAATCAAATGTCACCAGTTGAATTTGGTGGGGAAATGATCGACTTCGTTTACGAACAAGAAGCCACTTGGACAGAATTGCCTTGGAAATTCGAAGCCGGGACACCAAATATTGCTGGTGCTATTGCTTTAGGCGCGGCTATTGAGTATTTGGATGATCTTGGTTTAGATAATGTTCATGCGCATGAGCAAGAACTGGTTGATTATGTTTTACCTAAACTACAAGCCATCGAAGGAGTAACAGTTTACGGTCCACAAGACCCTAGTCAGCACATGGGAGTCATTTCATTTAATATTGATGGATTGCATCCACATGATGTGGCAACAGCACTTGATTATGAAGGTGTTGCTGTGCGAGCAGGACATCACTGTGCACAACCTTTGATTAATTATCTTGGAATTCATTCGGCAGTGCGCGCAAGTTTTTATATCTATAATACGAAAGAAGATTGTGATAAACTAATAGAAGCAATTCTTAAAACAAAGGAGTTTTTCAATGGCACTTTCTAGATTAGATAGTCTTTATATGGCAGTTGTTTCAGATCACTCAAAAAATCCGCATCATCATGGCAAATTGGAAGATGTTGATCAAGTTAATCTTAACAATCCAACTTGTGGTGATGTGATTTCACTATCAGTCAAATTCGACGGTGATCGCATTTCTGACATTGCATTTGCTGGTGATGGATGTACCATTTCAACAGCTTCATCAAGTATGATGACTGATGCTGTTGTTGGCAAGACGAAAGAAGAAGCTCTTGAACTAGCTGAGATTTTTTCAAAAATGGTTCAAGGTGAAAAAGACGATGCCCAAAAAAGATTAGGTGAGGCAAGTTTTTTGGCAGGAGTTTCAAAATTTCCACAACGTATTAAATGTTCAACTCTTGCCTGGAACGCCTTAAAAAAAGCTATTGAAAACGATAGTAAAAATACAGAAAGGTAATTAGATGCCTGAAAAAAATGAAAAAGTAACGCCAAAACCAATTGATATTGGTGAGTATCAATATGGCTTCCACGATGACGTGACACCAGTCTTTTCAACAGGAAAAGGAATCAGTGAAGATGTTGTTCGTGAATTATCTGCTGAAAAAGGTGAGCCAGAATGGATGCTGGAATTTCGCTTGAAATCATTGGAAATTTTTAATAAAATGCCAATGCAAGATTGGGGACCAGATTTGTCAGATATTGATTTTGATGAGATTACTTACTATCAAAAAGCATCTGATAAACCTGCCCGTTCATGGGATGATGTTCCAGATAAAATCAAAGAAACTTTTGAACGCATCGGTATTCCAGAAGCCGAACGAGCTTATCTCGCTGGTGCTTCAGCTCAGTATGAATCTGAAGTGGTTTACCACAACATGAAAGATGAGTATGACAAGCTAGGAATTGTATTTACGGATACAGATTCTGCACTAAAAGAATACCCAGAGCTTTTCAAAAAATATTTCTCTAAATTAGTCCCACCAACGGATAACAAATTAGCTGCTTTAAACTCAGCTTTCTGGTCAGGTGGTACCTTCATTTACGTCCCAAAAGGTGTCAAAGTTGATATTCCTTTGCAAACTTATTTCCGTATTAACAACGAAGCGATGGGACAATTTGAACGTACTTTGATTATTGTTGATGAAGGGGCAAGCGTTCACTATGTAGAAGGCTGTACCGCACCAAACTATTCATCAGCAAGTCTTCACGCAGCCATTGTTGAGATTTTTGCTCTTGAAGGTAGTTATATGCGTTATTCTACTATTCAGAACTGGTCAGATAATGTCTATAACTTGGTAACTAAACGTGCCACGGCTAAGAAAAATGCTACGGTAGAATGGATTGATGGTAACCTTGGTGCCAAAACAACAATGAAGTATCCATCTGTTTATCTTGATGGCGAAGGTGCGCGTGGGACAATGCTCTCAATTGCCTTTGCTAATAAAGGGCAACACCAAGATACGGGTGCTAAGATGATTCACAATGCACCGCATACCTCATCGTCAATTGTTTCAAAATCAATTGCTAAAGGTGGCGGAAAAGTTGACTATCGTGGTCAAGTGACTTTTAATAAAAATTCTAAGAAATCAGTTAGTCACATTGAATGTGATACGATTTTGATGGATGACATTTCAAGTTCCGATACCATTCCATTTAACGAAATTCACAATTCACAAGTTGCGCTTGAACATGAAGCTAAAGTTTCAAAAATCTCAGAAGAACAACTCTATTATCTCATGAGTCGTGGCCTTTCTGAACAAGAAGCAACAGAGATGATTGTCATGGGATTTGTAGAACCATTTACAAAAGAACTCCCAATGGAATATGCTGTTGAACTTAATCGTTTGATTAGTTATGAAATGGAAGGTTCTGTTGGATAACTTAAAAGAGACAAGTTTTTAAACTTGTCTCTTTTTTTCTATATATAATAGGAAAAGTAATGGTAGTTTTTATAGTTTTTCGTTAACGTAAGTGACGAAGTGGTTCCACCAGACTTTAAGAAAAATGCTTTTTTTTACCTCTTTCTTAGCAAGTGCTGGTACGCTTGGTTTAGAGTCTAGATAGCCAGTTCCGACGATTTGTTTATCATCATAAATGAAAGAACCAACTTTATCACCTTTATTAATAGTAGCTTCGTATCCTTTGACTTTTGTTGAGAATTTTACAGAAGCATCAGTACCAATACGATGAACAACCTTTAATTCTTGAGAAGCAACTGCAGGTACAGTCTTTTCTTTTCCATCGATAACTTTTGCTTTGCTATTTTTAGTTGATTCGCCAGCATCAACAAGAGTTGTCATTTCGTAATTTGATTTAACGTAATCAAGAAGGGCATTAGTAGCTTCAAAACGAGCAAATTCATTTTCTTGCCAACCATCGGCATTCATGACAACGGAGATAATGCGCATGCCGTTTTCTGTAGAAGTCGCAACAAATGAAGCACCAGCAAGTTCAGTTGTACCGGTTTTTAGACCATCAACACCATCACGTTCGTAAGGCATTCCTTTGAGCATGTAATTATAAGTGTTCATTGTAGAACCATCAAAGTCAGCAGTTGTTTGGTTACTAATTTTAAGCACATCTGGGTACTCGGTGATTAAGTGTTGGGCAATGATGGCAACATCACGAGCGCTTAGGGTATTTTCATCAGTTGAACTAGAACCTGGGTAAATGTTATCACCTAGGTAACTATTGTTAAGACCAGAAGCATTAAATAATTTAGCATCATTGATTCCCCATTCTTGGAGTTGAGTTTGCATCATATCAACAAACTTACTTTCGGTACCGCCGATTTTTTCTGCAAGGGCAATCGCAGCACTATTAGCACTAGCTACCATGGCAGCATTAACTAATTGCTCCACAGTATATTCGCGTGCTTCCATAGGAACGTTACTAGCATCCGAATTAGCTGTTAAATCATAAGCATAATCAGATATAGGAACTTTAGTATCCCAACTTAGATTCCCTTTGTCGATTTCTTTGTAAGTTAAGTAAACCGTTAATATTTTTGTCATTGAAGCAATACCATCAGGTGTAGTTGCATCTTTTTCATATAATACTTTACCAGTAGAAGCTTCAACAGCGATAGCGTGTTTAGCTGCTACATCAAAGGTATCATCAGCAGCAACTTTGTTTCCAATGAAGGCCAAGAGTAGGGCCAAAACAGCAAAAACTTTCTTCATTGTTCCATCCTTTGTTAAAAAATTAGATAATATGATTATATCATATTAATCGCTTACTTTCAGTGTGTCAGAAAATCTGACAAAAAATTCAGAAAAAACTATTCTCTTCAGAAAAAACTATTTTCTTTAAGGAAACTTTATGCTATAATTTTATTTGTCAAATAATATAATTTAGAGAGAACAACTAGGAGGGCGTCACATGTCACTAAATGGTAAAACATGGAAACGCGTCGGTCTTGGGGCTGTAGCCTTAGTCTCAACAGCTGTTTTGGCAGCTTGTGGAGGTAAAAGCTCATCAACTTCTTCAAAAACTGATGAGATCAATTGGTACACTCCGACTGAAATTAGCACTTTGGACATTTCGAAAGTTACAGATACTTATTCTTCAATTGCTATCGGTAACTCAGGTAGTAACTTACTTCGTCGTAACGAAGACGGTGAATTAAAACCTGATTTGGCTGAGAAAGTAGAAGTATCTGAAGATGGTTTAACATATACTGCCACATTACGTGATGGTCTTAAATGGTCTGACGGTAGTGATTTAACGGCAGATGACTTTGTTTATACATGGCAACGTATTGTTGATCCAGCGACTGCTTCAGAGTATGCTTACCTTGCATCAGATGCGCATGTTTTAAATGCTGCAGAAGTTATCAATGGTACTAAGAGCGTTGATGAATTGGGAGTTAAAGCAGACGGTAATAAAGTAATCTTTACATTATCTAGTCCATCTCCACAATTTATGAGTCTTTTGACATTTGCTAACTTCGTTCCTCAAAACAAAGCCTTTGTGGAAAAAGCAGGAAGTGACTTCGCTACAACTTCTGAAAAAGCACTTTATTCAGGTCCATACACAGTTAAAAATTGGAATGGTTCTAATGGTTCATTCACACTTGTGAAAAACAAATACTATTGGGACGCTAAAAACGTTAAATTGAAGAAAGTTAACGTCCAAGCTGTTAAAAAACCTGATACTGCCGTGCAAATGTATAAAGATGGTGAGCTTGATACAGCAAACATCTCTGGTACAGAAGCAATTTATAAAGCAAATAAAAGCAACAAAGATGTTGTGGATGCTCCAGAAGCAACATCTGCATACCTCGTTTACAACGAAACAGGTTCTGTTAAAGCTTTAGCTAATACTAAGATTCGTCAAGCACTTAACCTTGCAACAAATCGTGAAGGTGTTGTTAAAGCAGCTATCGATACTGGTTCAAAAGCAGCAACGGCTCTTGTTCCAACAGGACTTGAAACCTTAGAAGATGGTACTGATTTATCTAAATACGTATCACAAGATTACACTTATGATGCAAAACAAGCAGCAAAACTTTTCAAAGAAGGTCT from Streptococcus ruminicola encodes the following:
- the sufU gene encoding Fe-S cluster assembly sulfur transfer protein SufU; this translates as MALSRLDSLYMAVVSDHSKNPHHHGKLEDVDQVNLNNPTCGDVISLSVKFDGDRISDIAFAGDGCTISTASSSMMTDAVVGKTKEEALELAEIFSKMVQGEKDDAQKRLGEASFLAGVSKFPQRIKCSTLAWNALKKAIENDSKNTER
- the sufB gene encoding Fe-S cluster assembly protein SufB, producing the protein MPEKNEKVTPKPIDIGEYQYGFHDDVTPVFSTGKGISEDVVRELSAEKGEPEWMLEFRLKSLEIFNKMPMQDWGPDLSDIDFDEITYYQKASDKPARSWDDVPDKIKETFERIGIPEAERAYLAGASAQYESEVVYHNMKDEYDKLGIVFTDTDSALKEYPELFKKYFSKLVPPTDNKLAALNSAFWSGGTFIYVPKGVKVDIPLQTYFRINNEAMGQFERTLIIVDEGASVHYVEGCTAPNYSSASLHAAIVEIFALEGSYMRYSTIQNWSDNVYNLVTKRATAKKNATVEWIDGNLGAKTTMKYPSVYLDGEGARGTMLSIAFANKGQHQDTGAKMIHNAPHTSSSIVSKSIAKGGGKVDYRGQVTFNKNSKKSVSHIECDTILMDDISSSDTIPFNEIHNSQVALEHEAKVSKISEEQLYYLMSRGLSEQEATEMIVMGFVEPFTKELPMEYAVELNRLISYEMEGSVG
- a CDS encoding peptide ABC transporter substrate-binding protein; amino-acid sequence: MSLNGKTWKRVGLGAVALVSTAVLAACGGKSSSTSSKTDEINWYTPTEISTLDISKVTDTYSSIAIGNSGSNLLRRNEDGELKPDLAEKVEVSEDGLTYTATLRDGLKWSDGSDLTADDFVYTWQRIVDPATASEYAYLASDAHVLNAAEVINGTKSVDELGVKADGNKVIFTLSSPSPQFMSLLTFANFVPQNKAFVEKAGSDFATTSEKALYSGPYTVKNWNGSNGSFTLVKNKYYWDAKNVKLKKVNVQAVKKPDTAVQMYKDGELDTANISGTEAIYKANKSNKDVVDAPEATSAYLVYNETGSVKALANTKIRQALNLATNREGVVKAAIDTGSKAATALVPTGLETLEDGTDLSKYVSQDYTYDAKQAAKLFKEGLAEIGEKSVKLTITADSDTPVAKASVDYIKQTWEDVLPGLKVEEKFVTFKQRLQDSKTQNFDVVLSLWGGDYPEGSTFYGLFTSDSAYNYGKFSDATYDAAYQKALTTDALDPVAAADDYKAAEKALYDNAHYNPLYFRNTKALQNPSIKGLVRNSTGLQVDFTYAYKDK
- the pbp3 gene encoding D-alanyl-D-alanine carboxypeptidase PBP3 → MKKVFAVLALLLAFIGNKVAADDTFDVAAKHAIAVEASTGKVLYEKDATTPDGIASMTKILTVYLTYKEIDKGNLSWDTKVPISDYAYDLTANSDASNVPMEAREYTVEQLVNAAMVASANSAAIALAEKIGGTESKFVDMMQTQLQEWGINDAKLFNASGLNNSYLGDNIYPGSSSTDENTLSARDVAIIAQHLITEYPDVLKISNQTTADFDGSTMNTYNYMLKGMPYERDGVDGLKTGTTELAGASFVATSTENGMRIISVVMNADGWQENEFARFEATNALLDYVKSNYEMTTLVDAGESTKNSKAKVIDGKEKTVPAVASQELKVVHRIGTDASVKFSTKVKGYEATINKGDKVGSFIYDDKQIVGTGYLDSKPSVPALAKKEVKKSIFLKVWWNHFVTYVNEKL